One Brassica napus cultivar Da-Ae chromosome A1, Da-Ae, whole genome shotgun sequence genomic region harbors:
- the LOC106367762 gene encoding pectinesterase/pectinesterase inhibitor 3-like, with the protein MASSINEIFSKDNFKKNKKLVLLSAAVALLLVAAVTGIAAGASKANGNRKEPLSPSSHAVLRSACSSTLYPELCISAVATSGGVKLTSQKDVIEASLNLTTTAVEHNYFTVKKLIKNMKGLTPREKTALHDCLETIDETLDELHETLEDLQMYPNKKTLREHAGDLKTLISSAITNQETCLDGFSHDDADKKVRKFLLKGQVHVEHMCSNALAMIKNMTDTDIANFELKAKLSSNNRKLKEEKTPEAVDIAGSGELDAKGWPTWLSAGDRRLLQGSSVRADATVAANGSGKFKTIAAAVAAAPDNSKRRYVIHIKAGVYRENVEVSKKKKNIMFMGDGRTRTIITGNRNVVDGSTTFHSATVAAVGERFLARDITFQNTAGPSKHQAVALRVGSDFSAFYQCDMLAYQDTLYVHSNRQFFVKCLIAGTVDFIFGNAAVVLQNCDIHARRPNSGQKNIVTAQGRTDPNQNTGIIIQKCRIGATSDLQRVRSHFPTYLGRPWKEYSQTVIMQSDISDVIRPEGWFEWTGTFALNTLTYREYANKGAGAGTARRVKWRGFKVITAASEAQRYTAGQFIGGGGWLRSTGFPFSLGL; encoded by the exons aacttGTTTTACTATCAGCTGCCGTAGCATTGCTCCTCGTGGCTGCCGTCACCGGAATCGCCGCCGGAGCTTCAAAAGCCAACGGAAACAGAAAAGAACCTCTATCACCGTCCTCTCACGCCGTGCTAAGATCCGCTTGCAGCTCCACGCTGTACCCTGAGCTCTGCATCTCCGCCGTGGCCACGTCTGGCGGCGTCAAACTGACGTCGCAGAAAGACGTCATTGAGGCCTCGCTTAACCTAACAACAACCGCCGTGGAACACAATTATTTCACCGTGAAGAAACTGATCAAGAACATGAAAGGACTGACTCCACGTGAGAAGACGGCGCTTCATGACTGTTTGGAGACTATTGATGAGACCCTTGATGAGCTTCATGAGACATTAGAAGATCTCCAAATGTATCCTAACAAGAAAACTCTGAGGGAACACGCCGGTGATCTCAAAACCCTAATAAGCTCTGCCATTACCAACCAGGAGACTTGTCTCGATGGATTCTCTCATGATGATGCTGACAAGAAAGTTCGTAAGTTCTTGTTGAAGGGTCAG GTACACGTCGAGCATATGTGCAGCAACGCCCTAGCAATGATCAAGAACATGACTGATACCGACATAGCCAACTTCGAACTAAAAGCTAAATTGTCCTCAAACAACCGTAAACTCAAGGAGGAGAAGACTCCGGAGGCCGTAGATATTGCCGGCTCCGGAGAATTAGACGCCAAGGGGTGGCCTACTTGGTTATCCGCGGGAGATAGGAGGCTTCTTCAAGGGTCTTCAGTGAGAGCCGATGCTACTGTGGCTGCTAATGGTAGCGGTAAATTCAAGACTATTGCGGCTGCCGTTGCGGCTGCCCCGGATAATAGTAAAAGGAGGTATGTGATACATATAAAAGCAGGTGTTTATAGAGAGAATGTGGAAGTgtcgaagaaaaaaaagaacataatgTTTATGGGAGATGGTCGGACAAGAACTATTATTACTGGAAATAGAAACGTCGTGGACGGTAGCACCACCTTTCACTCTGCCACCGTTG CTGCTGTCGGCGAGAGATTTCTAGCGCGTGACATCACTTTCCAAAACACGGCGGGTCCGTCGAAGCATCAAGCAGTGGCTCTCCGTGTCGGTTCTGACTTCTCCGCTTTTTACCAATGCGATATGTTAGCTTACCAAGATACTCTTTACGTCCACTCTAACCGTCAGTTTTTCGTCAAGTGCCTCATCGCCGGAACGGTCGACTTCATCTTCGGAAACGCCGCTGTCGTTCTCCAAAACTGCGACATCCACGCTCGCCGACCAAACTCCGGCCAGAAAAACATTGTCACGGCACAAGGAAGGACCGATCCTAACCAGAACACTGGGATAATTATCCAAAAATGTAGGATCGGTGCCACGTCGGATTTACAGCGCGTGAGAAGTCATTTTCCGACATATCTTGGTCGGCCGTGGAAAGAGTATTCACAAACAGTGATAATGCAGTCGGATATCTCGGACGTGATCCGACCGGAAGGGTGGTTCGAGTGGACCGGGACGTTTGCGTTGAACACTTTGACTTATAGAGAGTATGCGAATAAAGGAGCAGGGGCTGGAACTGCAAGGAGAGTGAAGTGGAGGGGCTTTAAGGTAATCACAGCTGCTTCTGAAGCTCAAAGATATACTGCTGGTCAGTTTATCGGCGGTGGAGGCTGGTTACGCTCGACCGGGTTCCCTTTCTCGCTTGGTCTTTAA